The Impatiens glandulifera chromosome 3, dImpGla2.1, whole genome shotgun sequence genome contains a region encoding:
- the LOC124929173 gene encoding nuclear pore complex protein NUP1-like encodes MASSAGEGTSYEGGGVGGKFRKRPLRKTPSTPYDRPPTTLRNPNTDGGWFSKIITPASKLVTSSAQLFFSSLLRKRIAPPPQQSQPEIDRESTESDQEAVQISPRVHQSAVHDQKCLPSSFDGSGISELEQTLKQRTFTRSELNHLMDLLHSRTNELPVKDKEKIAGTSQGLPILPTVILDKVAGSPVTARRGSYLESQKSAGWISSPAINPQVLEENVSSPAELAKAYMGNRTSEVSPSMLSFRGQVQKEDAMLRNIVPFSPKTSAMSLVRTTGRAAIPENGFITPRSLGRSAIYNMARTPYSKVHPASSQKTLKRRSAMEDDEYGSVGPIRRLRQKTNLSTTNSINRFVARTSLAGGIDSDAVQDPSSSKRAVLSLDESGSRIPLTVGKSGKGIRGASYTSIPSKSTAVATRILEQLDKLVPKEQSPQAKLDMLGKSHDMLTTDMQQGPLRSPENVDSSQILQGLQDPQIRGSFSNTYNDATSRKQYKVEENGEALHSEKNTFTSIKRTSPSDGIATPVKESVFQPLNKRGFQMSAHEHSWDMGDDTDSNEAARKSVTEGKGKLEELVAQSKSSPTEALRLAKSPTSETKSPINPVTQKTTGFGSFSAEKIVAFKAVAPHPPATTSDPKVADIPLFSFSSKHVDKVPCPQFSVSPEGGTSNTKSNPPSDIKVASTNSFPVYSSGAADNTFQISASDKGKNMESKATAEVMSKSVPSFSVPVPISTTAANIFGLGNAADKLSNGEASSVSSGVPTSSSASSIFTFSNLANKSDMGDKNVQATTVEGLTSVSTAIQTSTSSTFKFGNPESKPIISNGLVASSSSPMAFSTSSALGSFTNGFSQTANSSVSTPNGAINPITTPSTSLFKFGGAPSSSSASEAVSTDLKSKNEKEATFGNLIGAPAATAGNNIFGSTSTVPSSSSFPGTWPSAEKKSTPFQFGESSSAVFGNSTNSSPFGSSSQNIFGSSMGGVGANTSSTNTSSTTSMFGSSTGFVFGQSNSSSAAAAATVSNSPMGFGSVFSFTSATPTATASTSQALPNFGSSFPSFTTSTNNNIGDQMNMDSSMNEDIVQSSLPVFSQQPPAASPFQFGSTAPSAQPSNPFQFGQVGQSNPPPPAFQASGIVDFSGGGGGGGGGGSFSLGTGGDKSNRKFIKVKHKNRKK; translated from the exons ATGGCGTCCTCTGCCGGGGAAGGAACATCTTACGAAGGCGGTGGGGTTGGGGGGAAGTTCCGAAAGCGTCCATTGCGAAAGACCCCATCCACTCCATACGATCGGCCACCGACTACACTTCGGAACCCTAATACAGATGGCGGGTGGTTCTCGAAAATTATTACCCCGGCATCTAAACTCGTTACCTCCAGTGCACAATTGTTCTTTTCGTCCTTACTTCGCAAGCGCATCGCTCCTCCACCTCAACAGTCACAACCAG AAATTGACAGAGAATCAACAGAAAGTGACCAGGAGGCTGTTCAAATT AGTCCCAGAGTTCATCAATCAGCTGTACATGATCAGAAATGCTTACCTAGCAGCTTTGATGGAAGTGGGATTTCAGAACTTGAACAAACACTAAAGCAAAGGACCTTCACAAG ATCTGAGTTAAATCATTTGATGGATCTTCTACATTCAAGAACAAATGAGCTTCCTGTCAAGGATAAGGAAAAAATAGCTGGAACAAGTCAAGGGCTTCCAATATTGCCTACAGTAATACTTGACAAAGTTGCAGGTAGTCCAGTGACAGCCAGGAGAGGAAGTTACTTAGAGAGTCAAAAGTCTGCTGGGTGGATTTCGTCTCCTGCTATTAATCCACAA GTCCTAGAAGAGAATGTTTCATCTCCGGCTGAACTTGCAAAAGCATACATGGGAAATAGGACATCAGAAGTGTCACCATCTATGTTAAGTTTTCGTGGTCAAGTACAGAAGGAAGATGCAATGTTGCGAAACATTGTCCCCTTTTCTCCAAAAACATCAGCTATGTCATTAGTAAGGACTACTGGCCGTGCTGCGATTCCTGAAAATGGTTTTATTACTCCTAGATCTCTTGGGCGATCTGCTATTTACAATATGGCTCGTACTCCATATTCCAAGGTTCATCCAGCTTCAAGTCAAAAG ACCCTAAAGCGTAGAAGTGCTATGGAAGATGATGAGTATGGGTCTGTTGGTCCAATACGAAGGCTCCGACAAAAGACTAATCTTTCTACTACGAATTCGATAAATCGCTTTGTAGCTCGAACTTCTCTTGCTGGTGGGATTGATTCTGATGCTGTCCAAGATCCCTCCTCTTCAAAAAGGGCGGTCCTATCTTTAGATGAATCTGGTAGCAGAATTCCTTTAACAGTGGGAAAGTCTGGGAAGGGAATTCGTGGTGCAAGTTATACTTCTATTCCTTCTAAATCCACTGCTGTTGCTACAAGGATATTGGAACAACTCGATAAATTGGTTCCTAAGGAACAATCACCACAAGCCAAACTGGATATGTTGGGGAAGTCACATGATATGTTAACCACTGATATGCAGCAAGGACCTCTTAGAAGCCCTGAGAATGTGGATTCGTCGCAGATTCTGCAAGGTTTGCAAGATCCTCAGATTCGTGGATCTTTTTCTAATACTTATAATGATGCTACCTCAAGGAAGCAATACAAAGTGGAAGAAAATGGTGAAGCACTTCATTCAGAAAAAAACACTTTCACTTCTATTAAAAGGACATCACCTTCTGATGGAATTGCAACACCCGTAAAAGAATCTGTCTTTCAACCACTCAACAAAAGGGGCTTTCAGATGAGTGCACATGAG CACTCTTGGGATATGGGTGATGACACTGATTCCAACGAAGCTGCTCGTAAATCAGTGACTGAAGGGAAAGGAAAATTAGAGGAACTCGTGGCACAAAGCAAATCTTCCCCTACTGAAGCTCTTAGGTTGGCCAAAAGTCCTACATCTGAAACAAAGTCACCAATTAATCCTGTAACACAGAAAACCACTGGTTTTGGTTCTTTTTCGGCTGAGAAGATAGTTGCCTTTAAAGCTGTTGCTCCTCACCCTCCTGCAACAACCTCTGACCCAAAAGTGGCTGATATACCTTTGTTTAGTTTTAGTTCTAAACATGTTGATAAGGTTCCTTGTCCCCAATTTTCTGTATCTCCAGAAGGTGGAACTTCAAACACCAAGTCCAATCCTCCATCAGATATCAAAGTAGCAAGCACAAACAG CTTTCCCGTATATAGTTCAGGTGCAGCCGACAATACCTTCCAGATATCTGCCTCAGATAAAGGGAAAAACATGGAATCAAAAGCAACTGCAGAAGTAATGTCGAAATCTGTTCCTTCATTCTCTGTTCCGGTTCCAATCTCAACTACAGCAGCCAACATTTTTGGCTTAGGCAATGCTGCTGATAAATTGAGTAATGGCGAAGCAAGTTCAGTTTCTTCTGGTGTACCAACTTCATCATCCGCTAGCAGTATATTCACTTTCAGTAATCTTGCCAACAAATCAGATATGGGAGATAAGAATGTGCAGGCAACAACTGTAGAAGGGCTTACATCAGTTTCTACTGCCATTCAAACATCAACTAGCAGCACTTTTAAATTCGGCAATCCTGAGAGCAAACCAATTATCAGTAATGGTTTAGTGGCTTCAAGCAGCAGCCCTATGGCATTCTCAACTAGTTCGGCCCTTGGAAGTTTTACTAATGGATTTTCTCAGACAGCCAATTCATCTGTGAGTACTCCCAATGGAGCTATCAATCCCATCACTACACCCTCCacatcattatttaaatttggaGGTGCTCCATCCTCATCATCTGCTTCTGAGGCAGTTTCAACTGATTTGAAGTCGAAAAATGAGAAAGAAGCAACTTTTGGCAACCTTATCGGTGCACCGGCAGCTACTGCTGGGAACAACATATTTGGATCCACTTCAACAGTCCCTTCATCATCTTCGTTTCCTGGAACTTGGCCTTCAGCAGAAAAAAAAAGTACGCCATTTCAGTTTGGGGAATCTTCTTCTGCAGTCTTTGGTAATTCAACAAATAGCTCTCCATTTGGTTCTTCAAGTCAGAACATATTTGGCTCAAGCATGGGTGGTGTGGGTGCAAACACTTCTTCAACCAACACTTCTTCAACCACTAGCATGTTTGGTTCGAGCACTGGCTTTGTTTTTGGACAGTcaaactcttcttcagctgctgctgctgcaaCTGTCAGCAATTCACCAATGGGTTTCGGTTCAGTTTTCTCGTTCACATCAGCTACACCTACAGCTACTGCCTCTACTTCTCAAGCACTGCCTAACTTTGGCAGTTCTTTCCCGTCCTTCACCACTTCCACTAACAACAATATTGGGGACCAGATGAACATGGACAGCAGCATGAACGAGGATATTGTACAATCTTCCCTCCCTGTGTTTAGTCAGCAGCCTCCTGCTGCATCTCCTTTTCAGTTTGGTTCAACGGCTCCTTCGGCTCAGCCATCGAACCCTTTTCAATTTGGCCAAGTTGGTCAATCAAACCCACCACCACCTGCTTTTCAGGCATCGGGCATTGTAGATTTTAGCGGGGGAgggggaggaggaggaggaggaggtagCTTCTCCTTGGGCACTGGTGGTGATAAATCTAACCGGAAATTTATAAAAGTGAAGCACAAGAACAGGAAGAAGTAA
- the LOC124932649 gene encoding sister chromatid cohesion 1 protein 1-like isoform X2 yields the protein MFYSHQLLARKAPLGQIWMAATLHAKMNRKKLDKLNIIKICEEILNPTVPMALRLSGILMEGVVIVYDRKVKILYEDVTRFMVEINEAWKVKVVPDRTLLPKSKCRANVEAVTLPDNQEEADLGEIEQSLSNIKTKMVFQQSGYFAMRLDSLEDPFVNNNLKEGNPCHQVDNNDITLLDCFNACQQSYVPFNHFERFDIEGDEEMQSHFSHRDAEIPTVNTNSTPNQPKPKKTDEIKDHHHLENQWSEILDQHAENQLNQQPEQSMLDNCTSNNVVVRRTRKPRALLMDYDQMIIPGNVYQPWLQSTDDIVSKKEGKKRKRFNLLPSKKIAKLMDLPPVVLICGLFVTGSGEVYYPPGLLELWRISTHNSPSVTISSDQQQPLRPSSSSRQDGRDYNDPSRYEPFEDFQSGVGSQPLGSSVEKLRTDIHNNDILTGELNNVSGVNNKASEFEDEVRSNPSSGSAYDFMTLNSDTNSGRLNKKRPYSSSKHSRSGLEPVEEEISLLHAEPNFKLSRLSEDGVTPELLVETGPTQTQAHFRAFDQQVDHMTDCIRMQLKTHFETPGNTSTESLNQLTNGMNKRTAALLFYQTCVLASKDFIRVEQKAAYEDIVISRGDKM from the exons ATGTTTTACTCTCATCAACTCTTAGCTCGGAAAGCACCTCTTGGTCAGATATG GATGGCAGCAACATTGCACGCTAAAATGAATCGGAAGAAACTGGATAAgctaaatattatcaaaatttg CGAAGAGATTCTGAATCCAACTGTTCCAATGGCTCTGAGATTGTCCGGGATACTCATGG AAGGAGTTGTGATAGTTTACGATCGTAAAGTGAAAATATTATATG AGGATGTCACTCGCTTTATG GTTGAAATAAATGAGGCATGGAAAGTAAAAGTAGTTCCAGATCGCACTCTCCTCCCAAAGAGTAAATGTCGAGCCAA TGTTGAAGCAGTCACGTTGCCTGATAATCAAGAAGAGGCAGATCTAGGAGAGATTGAGCAGTCcctttcaaatataaaaacaaagatGGTCTTCCAGCAGTCGGGCTATTTTGCAATG CGTCTAGATAGTTTGGAGGATCCTTTCGTCAACAACAATCTGAAGGAGGGAAATCCATGCCATCAAG TTGATAACAACGATATCACTTTGTTAGACTGTTTTAATGCTTGCCAACAAAGCTATGTCCCATTCAATCACTTTGAGAG GTTTGATATTGAGGGGGATGAAGAGATGCAATCACATTTCAGTCATCGCGATGCAGAAATCCCAACTGTTAATACTAACTCTACTCCTAATCAACCAAAGCCTAAAAAAA CCGATGAAATCAAAGACCACCACCATCTTGAGAATCAATGGAGCGAGATCCTCGACCAGCATGCTGAAAACCAACTGAACCAGCAACCTGAACAATCAATGCTTGACAATTGTACATCCAATAATGTTGTTGTGAGGAGAACAAGAAAACCACGAGCCCTTTTGATGGATTATGATCAAATGATCATTCCAGGTAATGTGTATCAGCCCTGGCTTCAAAGTACAGATGACATTGTCTCTAAAAAAGAGGGGAAAAAGAGAAAG CGTTTCAATCTACTGCCCTCGAAGAAAATTGCCAAGCTTATGGATTTGCCTCCTGTTGTCCTAATTTGTGGGTTATTTGTAACTGGAAGTGGAGAAGTTTATTATCCACCAGGTCTTTTGGAACTATGGAGGATAAGTACCCATAATTCACCTTCTG TGACTATCTCTTCAGACCAACAACAACCTCTAAGACCATCTTCATCATCGCGCCAAGATGGACGTGACTACAATGATCCTTCGCGATATGAA CCTTTTGAAGATTTTCAAAGTGGAGTTGGATCCCAACCATTGGGCAGTTCCGTAGAGAAGCTACGGACAGATATCCACAACAACGATATTCTGACGGGAGAGCTTAACAATGTATCGGGGGTTAATAATAAGGCCAGTGAATTTG AAGATGAAGTGAGATCTAATCCTAGTTCTGGATCTGCATATGATTTCATGACACTTAATTCTGATACTAACTCGGGCCG ATTGAACAAGAAAAGGCCTTATTCTTCATCGAAACACAGCAGAAGTGGACTGGAACCCGTTGAGGAGGAGATCTCGTTGCTGCATGCCGAACCCAACTTTAAGCTATCGAGACTTTCTGAAGATGGCGTAACGCCTG AGCTGTTGGTTGAAACAGGGCCTACACAAACACAAGCCCATTTTCGAGCATTTGATCAACAGGTGGACCATATGACTGATTGTATTAGAAT GCAGCTAAAAACACATTTTGAGACACCAGGAAATACTTCAACAGAATCTCTGAATCAGCTTACCAATGGCATGAACAAAAGAACAGCAGCCCTTCTCTTTTATCAAACTTGTG TTCTTGCTTCCAAGGATTTCATAAGAGTTGAGCAAAAAGCAGCATATGAAGACATAGTCATCTCGAGAGGGGATAAGATGTGA
- the LOC124932649 gene encoding sister chromatid cohesion 1 protein 1-like isoform X1, whose protein sequence is MFYSHQLLARKAPLGQIWMAATLHAKMNRKKLDKLNIIKICEEILNPTVPMALRLSGILMEGVVIVYDRKVKILYEDVTRFMVEINEAWKVKVVPDRTLLPKSKCRANVEAVTLPDNQEEADLGEIEQSLSNIKTKMVFQQSGYFAMRLDSLEDPFVNNNLKEGNPCHQVDNNDITLLDCFNACQQSYVPFNHFERFDIEGDEEMQSHFSHRDAEIPTVNTNSTPNQPKPKKTDEIKDHHHLENQWSEILDQHAENQLNQQPEQSMLDNCTSNNVVVRRTRKPRALLMDYDQMIIPGNVYQPWLQSTDDIVSKKEGKKRKRFNLLPSKKIAKLMDLPPVVLICGLFVTGSGEVYYPPGLLELWRISTHNSPSVTISSDQQQPLRPSSSSRQDGRDYNDPSRYEPFEDFQSGVGSQPLGSSVEKLRTDIHNNDILTGELNNVSGVNNKASEFAEDEVRSNPSSGSAYDFMTLNSDTNSGRLNKKRPYSSSKHSRSGLEPVEEEISLLHAEPNFKLSRLSEDGVTPELLVETGPTQTQAHFRAFDQQVDHMTDCIRMQLKTHFETPGNTSTESLNQLTNGMNKRTAALLFYQTCVLASKDFIRVEQKAAYEDIVISRGDKM, encoded by the exons ATGTTTTACTCTCATCAACTCTTAGCTCGGAAAGCACCTCTTGGTCAGATATG GATGGCAGCAACATTGCACGCTAAAATGAATCGGAAGAAACTGGATAAgctaaatattatcaaaatttg CGAAGAGATTCTGAATCCAACTGTTCCAATGGCTCTGAGATTGTCCGGGATACTCATGG AAGGAGTTGTGATAGTTTACGATCGTAAAGTGAAAATATTATATG AGGATGTCACTCGCTTTATG GTTGAAATAAATGAGGCATGGAAAGTAAAAGTAGTTCCAGATCGCACTCTCCTCCCAAAGAGTAAATGTCGAGCCAA TGTTGAAGCAGTCACGTTGCCTGATAATCAAGAAGAGGCAGATCTAGGAGAGATTGAGCAGTCcctttcaaatataaaaacaaagatGGTCTTCCAGCAGTCGGGCTATTTTGCAATG CGTCTAGATAGTTTGGAGGATCCTTTCGTCAACAACAATCTGAAGGAGGGAAATCCATGCCATCAAG TTGATAACAACGATATCACTTTGTTAGACTGTTTTAATGCTTGCCAACAAAGCTATGTCCCATTCAATCACTTTGAGAG GTTTGATATTGAGGGGGATGAAGAGATGCAATCACATTTCAGTCATCGCGATGCAGAAATCCCAACTGTTAATACTAACTCTACTCCTAATCAACCAAAGCCTAAAAAAA CCGATGAAATCAAAGACCACCACCATCTTGAGAATCAATGGAGCGAGATCCTCGACCAGCATGCTGAAAACCAACTGAACCAGCAACCTGAACAATCAATGCTTGACAATTGTACATCCAATAATGTTGTTGTGAGGAGAACAAGAAAACCACGAGCCCTTTTGATGGATTATGATCAAATGATCATTCCAGGTAATGTGTATCAGCCCTGGCTTCAAAGTACAGATGACATTGTCTCTAAAAAAGAGGGGAAAAAGAGAAAG CGTTTCAATCTACTGCCCTCGAAGAAAATTGCCAAGCTTATGGATTTGCCTCCTGTTGTCCTAATTTGTGGGTTATTTGTAACTGGAAGTGGAGAAGTTTATTATCCACCAGGTCTTTTGGAACTATGGAGGATAAGTACCCATAATTCACCTTCTG TGACTATCTCTTCAGACCAACAACAACCTCTAAGACCATCTTCATCATCGCGCCAAGATGGACGTGACTACAATGATCCTTCGCGATATGAA CCTTTTGAAGATTTTCAAAGTGGAGTTGGATCCCAACCATTGGGCAGTTCCGTAGAGAAGCTACGGACAGATATCCACAACAACGATATTCTGACGGGAGAGCTTAACAATGTATCGGGGGTTAATAATAAGGCCAGTGAATTTG CAGAAGATGAAGTGAGATCTAATCCTAGTTCTGGATCTGCATATGATTTCATGACACTTAATTCTGATACTAACTCGGGCCG ATTGAACAAGAAAAGGCCTTATTCTTCATCGAAACACAGCAGAAGTGGACTGGAACCCGTTGAGGAGGAGATCTCGTTGCTGCATGCCGAACCCAACTTTAAGCTATCGAGACTTTCTGAAGATGGCGTAACGCCTG AGCTGTTGGTTGAAACAGGGCCTACACAAACACAAGCCCATTTTCGAGCATTTGATCAACAGGTGGACCATATGACTGATTGTATTAGAAT GCAGCTAAAAACACATTTTGAGACACCAGGAAATACTTCAACAGAATCTCTGAATCAGCTTACCAATGGCATGAACAAAAGAACAGCAGCCCTTCTCTTTTATCAAACTTGTG TTCTTGCTTCCAAGGATTTCATAAGAGTTGAGCAAAAAGCAGCATATGAAGACATAGTCATCTCGAGAGGGGATAAGATGTGA
- the LOC124932544 gene encoding non-specific lipid-transfer protein 2-like, with the protein MKVIASSSYLAVQASLVLVLILILQEGAVNRTMAATISCKAMELSPCAVAIVSAKPPSAVCCRKIKQQRPCLCQYLKDPNLKKFVNSPNARKVAVTCGTPYPRC; encoded by the coding sequence ATGAAAGTGATTGCATCTTCTTCGTACTTGGCAGTGCAGGCATCATTGGTGCTGGTCCTGATCCTAATCTTGCAAGAGGGGGCGGTGAACAGAACCATGGCGGCTACAATCAGCTGCAAGGCGATGGAGTTAAGCCCGTGCGCCGTGGCCATAGTGTCGGCGAAGCCCCCATCTGCGGTTTGCTGCAGAAAGATAAAGCAGCAGAGGCCGTGTCTCTGCCAGTACCTAAAGGATCCAAACCTTAAGAAGTTTGTCAATTCTCCCAATGCCAGGAAAGTTGCTGTCACATGTGGCACCCCATATCCAAGGTgctaa